One window from the genome of Eucalyptus grandis isolate ANBG69807.140 chromosome 7, ASM1654582v1, whole genome shotgun sequence encodes:
- the LOC104417166 gene encoding protein bunched, class 2/F/G isoform: MSSIILNPFQLLELNIISAQDLAMVARTMRTYAVAWVHPDRKLSTRVDSNGRNSPTWNDKFVFRVDEEFLRSDTSGVMIEIYAVHWFKDVLVGRVRVLVGHLVTPQPHPFRHQQHHVGMRFVALQVRRPSGRPQGILNIGVAVLDSSMRSMPLYMQLNASAVGYRDLMGEEDPYHHHHHHHHHSTGAAAAKKPELRRTKSDTSSIMAAGQVKTLKRKVSFLNRPNSVINGSEDGSPTQERRKKKKESNSRSSSTVNGSKVGSNHKTGSDMSPNPKPYAKAEDLDMAMVPFQQIPGAQKPLAKNAALDFEALPSKPGQLIITESELGPSPSEVAAAVAAKERYKEKEVESPVVGGWSLNESVEGLQSKLERWRMELPTLYDRGDYSSLPSSGSGNNNNIVKSKSSGRRHVRRHTDGGGGGSLFSCVGNICGLECTIVCGNNEPP; this comes from the exons ATGTCGTCGATAATCCTGAATCCCTTCCAATTGTTAGAGCTGAACATCATCTCCGCGCAGGACCTAGCGATGGTTGCGCGCACCATGCGCACGTACGCGGTCGCCTGGGTCCACCCCGACCGGAAGCTGTCGACCCGGGTGGACTCCAACGGCCGGAACAGCCCCACGTGGAACGACAAGTTCGTGTTCCGGGTCGACGAGGAGTTCCTCCGGTCCGACACGTCCGGGGTCATGATCGAGATCTACGCCGTGCATTGGTTCAAGGACGTGCTGGTGGGCAGGGTGCGGGTCCTCGTGGGCCACCTCGTGACCCCGCAGCCCCATCCGTTCCGCCACCAACAGCACCACGTCGGAATGCGCTTCGTGGCCCTCCAGGTGCGACGCCCCTCGGGGCGGCCTCAGGGCATACTGAACATCGGCGTCGCGGTGCTCGACAGCTCGATGCGGAGCATGCCACTGTATATGCAGCTCAACGCCTCCGCCGTCGGCTACCGCGACCTAATGGGCGAGGAAGATCCgtatcatcaccatcaccatcaccatcaccat TCAACAGGAGCAGCCGCAGCGAAAAAACCGGAACTCAGGCGGACCAAGAGCGACACGAGTTCGATTATGGCCGCAGGACAAGTTAAGACGTTGAAAAGAAAGGTGTCGTTCCTCAACAGGCCGAACTCCGTCATCAACGGCTCGGAGGACGGGTCGCCGACccaagagaggagaaagaagaagaaggaatcgaACTCGAGATCTAGTTCCACGGTCAATGGATCGAAAGTTGGCAGCAACCACAAGACCGGGTCCGATATGTCGCCTAATCCAAAGCCCTATGCGAAGGCCGAGGATTTGGACATGGCGATGGTTCCCTTCCAGCAGATCCCGGGCGCCCAGAAGCCCCTCGCCAAGAACGCGGCGTTGGATTTCGAAGCTCTTCCGAGCAAGCCGGGTCAGCTAATCATCACGGAATCCGAGCTGGGCCCGTCGCCCTCCGAGGTGGCAGCGGCAGTGGCGGCGAAGGAGAGGTACAAGGAGAAGGAGGTCGAGAGCCCGGTCGTGGGCGGGTGGAGCCTGAACGAGAGCGTGGAAGGGTTACAGTCTAAGCTCGAGAGGTGGCGGATGGAGCTTCCGACGTTGTATGACCGCGGTGACTACTCGAGCTTACCGTCGAGCGGCAgcggcaacaacaacaacattgtCAAGTCTAAGTCGAGCGGCCGGCGACACGTTCGACGGCACACTGACGGTGGAGGAGGTGGAAGCCTGTTCTCCTGTGTGGGTAACATATGTGGATTGGAATGCACCATAGTTTGTGGAAATAATGAACCTCCCTAG